One window of uncultured Trichococcus sp. genomic DNA carries:
- a CDS encoding helix-turn-helix domain-containing protein, producing MLTKEELPFCPVATTVDLIGNKWKLLIMRELLTGTKRFNEMHRLVDGISQKVLTENLRKMEADGIIKREVFPEVPPRVEYSLTELGDSLRPIINSMSDWGTDYIKNNLLEQK from the coding sequence GTGCTAACAAAAGAAGAATTACCTTTTTGTCCGGTTGCAACTACAGTGGATCTCATTGGAAACAAATGGAAACTGCTAATCATGCGCGAATTGTTGACAGGAACCAAACGTTTTAATGAGATGCACCGATTGGTTGATGGCATCAGCCAAAAAGTATTGACTGAAAATCTTCGGAAGATGGAGGCCGATGGGATCATCAAACGCGAAGTATTCCCTGAAGTGCCACCCCGAGTAGAATATTCGTTAACCGAGCTTGGTGACTCCCTGAGACCGATCATCAACAGCATGAGTGATTGGGGAACTGATTATATCAAAAATAATCTTTTGGAACAAAAATAG
- a CDS encoding ABC transporter permease, producing MIDEILQYFQENFSQYLIYVYQHLGLSIQAIGISCLIGIPLGYISHKHRKLSQMITLSSQALRIIPSLAVLFLLISIVGVGRAPALIALVLLGIPPILVNTTVGFLEVPAVMIETGKGLGMTDRELLKRVKIPLAFPFVMTGVKLALVEIISSATLATYIGAGGLGTLIFTGLGLNRMDLLLIGGVSVAVLSFATSILLDYIIKRSIN from the coding sequence CTGATTGATGAAATACTGCAATACTTTCAAGAGAATTTTAGTCAATATTTGATTTACGTTTATCAGCACCTTGGATTGAGTATCCAAGCGATCGGTATTTCTTGTTTGATTGGTATTCCGCTGGGATACATCAGCCACAAGCACCGGAAACTCAGCCAGATGATCACACTCAGTTCCCAAGCCTTGCGGATTATTCCTAGCTTGGCGGTCCTCTTTTTGTTGATTTCCATCGTAGGCGTAGGAAGGGCTCCCGCATTGATTGCACTTGTATTGTTGGGCATTCCGCCGATTTTGGTCAATACAACGGTTGGTTTCTTGGAAGTCCCCGCTGTGATGATCGAAACAGGCAAAGGTTTGGGGATGACCGATCGGGAGCTCCTGAAAAGGGTGAAGATTCCGCTGGCTTTTCCTTTTGTGATGACCGGTGTGAAGCTTGCTTTGGTGGAAATCATATCGAGTGCGACTTTGGCTACATACATCGGAGCTGGCGGTTTGGGAACCTTGATTTTTACAGGATTGGGTTTGAACAGGATGGATTTGCTTCTCATTGGAGGGGTATCGGTAGCGGTGCTTTCCTTCGCGACAAGCATCCTTCTTGATTACATAATTAAAAGGAGCATCAATTAA
- a CDS encoding glycine betaine ABC transporter substrate-binding protein: MKRKSIISTIAMLATTLIVSGCSSSTGGNDSSAEDAVIRVGSKDFTENLVVSEIYALALEDAGYEVERIPNIASSVIHTSLTNDEIDLYPEYTGTGLLAILKMDLETDPQKVYDTVKAEYAEQFNLTWLDYAEANDSAGLVIKTSVAEKYGIETVSDLQEHATELRFASQGEFDQREDGLPGLTKAYGEFNWKSSTVYDNSLKYEVLKNDEADVAPAYTTEGQLTDKEEFTVLVDDRNFWPPYNLAPVIRNEVLEENPKIAEILNNISSTLDTETVTGLNAKVDVDGQEYEAVAKEYFDSIK, from the coding sequence ATGAAAAGAAAAAGTATCATCAGCACGATTGCAATGTTGGCCACAACACTTATAGTCTCAGGTTGTTCAAGCTCTACTGGCGGAAACGATAGCAGCGCCGAAGACGCAGTCATCCGAGTAGGTTCCAAAGACTTCACCGAAAACTTGGTGGTTTCGGAAATTTATGCATTGGCTTTGGAGGATGCCGGGTATGAAGTTGAACGGATCCCGAATATCGCCAGTTCGGTCATCCACACATCGCTCACCAATGATGAAATCGATCTTTATCCAGAATATACAGGCACAGGCCTGCTGGCTATCTTGAAAATGGATTTGGAAACCGATCCTCAGAAAGTCTATGATACGGTCAAAGCGGAATACGCAGAGCAGTTTAATCTGACTTGGTTGGATTATGCGGAAGCCAATGACAGCGCTGGGCTGGTCATCAAAACGAGCGTGGCCGAAAAATACGGCATTGAGACCGTTTCTGATCTGCAGGAGCATGCAACTGAGCTGCGTTTTGCTTCCCAAGGTGAATTCGATCAGCGGGAAGATGGCCTTCCTGGTTTGACAAAAGCTTACGGTGAATTTAACTGGAAGAGCTCGACAGTCTACGACAACAGCTTGAAATACGAAGTCTTGAAAAATGATGAAGCGGATGTTGCCCCTGCCTACACGACTGAGGGCCAATTGACCGATAAAGAGGAATTCACTGTTTTGGTGGATGACAGAAATTTCTGGCCGCCGTACAACTTGGCACCGGTAATCCGAAATGAAGTTTTGGAAGAAAATCCTAAAATTGCGGAAATTTTGAACAACATCAGCAGCACATTGGACACGGAAACGGTGACCGGATTGAATGCCAAAGTGGATGTCGATGGACAGGAATATGAAGCGGTAGCGAAAGAGTACTTCGACTCGATAAAATAA
- a CDS encoding ABC transporter ATP-binding protein translates to MEQTAIEFKNVTKLYGEGETKAVDDISFEIKEGEFITVLGSSGSGKTTTLKMINRLIREDEGSITFFGEDISGMNEVDLRRKIGYVVQQIGLFPHMTVAQNIATVPELLKWDKKEIQARIKELLELVQLDPNVFADRKPKQLSGGQQQRVGVARALAANPKVMLLDEPFGAVDAITRLQLQNELQKIHKELGDKTFVLVTHDINEAFKLGTRVLIMDKGKICQFDTPREIMRHPKTDFVADLIATVKEQEAFWSELK, encoded by the coding sequence ATGGAGCAAACCGCGATAGAATTCAAAAATGTGACGAAGCTCTACGGGGAAGGGGAGACGAAGGCAGTCGATGATATCTCTTTTGAGATTAAGGAAGGCGAGTTCATCACTGTCCTGGGGTCTTCTGGCTCCGGCAAAACGACCACTTTAAAAATGATCAACCGCTTGATCCGTGAAGATGAAGGGAGCATAACCTTCTTCGGAGAAGATATCAGCGGAATGAATGAAGTGGATCTTAGGCGGAAAATCGGCTATGTCGTCCAACAGATTGGCCTGTTTCCGCATATGACTGTTGCCCAAAATATCGCGACAGTTCCTGAACTGCTGAAGTGGGACAAGAAGGAGATCCAAGCCCGCATCAAAGAATTGCTGGAGCTTGTTCAATTGGATCCGAACGTGTTTGCCGACAGAAAGCCGAAACAATTATCCGGCGGACAACAACAGCGTGTCGGTGTTGCGAGGGCACTTGCCGCCAATCCGAAAGTGATGCTGTTGGATGAACCGTTTGGAGCGGTCGATGCAATCACGCGCCTGCAACTGCAAAATGAACTGCAAAAGATCCATAAAGAATTGGGCGACAAAACCTTTGTGCTGGTCACCCACGACATCAATGAGGCATTCAAGCTGGGGACGAGAGTGCTGATAATGGACAAAGGCAAAATTTGTCAATTTGATACGCCGCGGGAAATCATGCGCCATCCGAAAACCGATTTTGTTGCGGATTTGATTGCCACCGTAAAGGAACAAGAGGCATTTTGGAGTGAGCTGAAATGA
- a CDS encoding ABC transporter permease, with product MITYWNTYHEKLLTATMQHIELVGTTLMIAILIAGGVILMCMHNERVMNGLIYLFSLLYSIPSLALFAILIPLTGLGRNTAIIVLVIYCQYVLLRSFSAGIKEIDPTLIEAAVGMGMTRNQMFRKIQLPLAMSSIIAGIRIAATSTIGIATIAATINAGGLGTVLFDGLRTFSVVKLLWGTALSMLLCLLVNVILYLLENALRRKFA from the coding sequence ATGATTACATACTGGAATACTTACCATGAAAAACTGCTGACCGCCACGATGCAGCACATCGAATTAGTGGGGACAACCCTGATGATCGCGATTCTCATCGCAGGCGGAGTAATTCTGATGTGCATGCACAATGAACGTGTCATGAATGGTTTGATCTATCTCTTTTCTTTGCTTTATTCGATCCCAAGCCTAGCTCTGTTTGCCATTTTGATTCCATTGACGGGATTGGGAAGGAACACGGCGATCATCGTGTTGGTGATTTATTGCCAATATGTCCTTTTGCGCAGTTTTTCCGCAGGGATCAAGGAAATCGATCCGACACTCATCGAAGCCGCTGTCGGGATGGGCATGACGAGAAATCAAATGTTCAGGAAAATCCAACTTCCATTGGCAATGTCATCCATCATCGCAGGGATCCGGATCGCCGCGACCTCGACAATCGGCATCGCAACCATCGCCGCTACGATCAATGCGGGCGGGTTGGGAACCGTACTTTTCGATGGCTTGCGGACATTCAGCGTCGTTAAACTTTTGTGGGGCACTGCGTTGTCGATGTTGTTGTGTCTGCTAGTCAATGTCATCCTGTATTTACTTGAGAATGCGTTGCGTCGGAAATTCGCCTGA
- a CDS encoding DUF5131 family protein, translated as MSDIWNPWHGCKKVSPGCQNCYMFHLDSQRGKDGALIYKVQSSFDRPLKRNRLGDYVIPPGSTIRVCMTSDFFLEEADEWRGEVWKMIEKRSDVLFYLLTKRIERVKDCLPENWGDGWENVWLNVSAENQKMADRRIPVLLDLPFKHRGIMAAPLIGEIDLRQHLSSGKIERVIVGGENYAGARECHHEWVERMHQDCVRNNVNFTFIETGNHFVKDGRKYEILDKRKQQEQAKKSGLFYEGRAVSVHLTEVAQGESVPLFQIDTVTLCDSCAYRKFCGTQSGRPSCMLSL; from the coding sequence TTGAGTGATATCTGGAACCCGTGGCACGGCTGCAAAAAGGTCAGCCCGGGATGCCAAAATTGTTATATGTTTCATTTGGACAGTCAACGAGGAAAAGATGGCGCGCTCATCTATAAAGTCCAGAGCAGCTTTGATCGCCCGCTAAAAAGGAACCGGCTCGGCGACTACGTCATACCGCCCGGTTCCACGATACGCGTCTGCATGACTTCGGACTTTTTTCTGGAGGAAGCGGACGAGTGGCGCGGCGAGGTCTGGAAGATGATTGAAAAGCGGTCGGACGTGCTGTTCTACTTGTTGACGAAAAGAATCGAACGCGTGAAGGATTGTCTGCCTGAAAATTGGGGAGACGGTTGGGAAAACGTGTGGCTGAATGTATCCGCCGAAAACCAGAAGATGGCCGATAGGCGGATCCCGGTACTCCTGGATCTGCCTTTCAAACACCGAGGCATCATGGCCGCGCCGTTGATCGGCGAAATCGATTTGAGGCAGCATTTGTCTTCCGGAAAAATCGAACGCGTTATCGTCGGCGGGGAAAACTATGCTGGGGCAAGGGAATGCCATCATGAATGGGTAGAGAGGATGCATCAGGATTGCGTGAGAAACAATGTGAACTTTACATTCATCGAAACCGGGAATCATTTCGTGAAGGACGGACGGAAGTATGAAATTTTGGACAAACGGAAGCAACAGGAGCAAGCAAAAAAATCCGGCCTGTTTTATGAAGGGCGTGCGGTTTCGGTTCATCTGACGGAAGTTGCCCAGGGCGAATCGGTGCCGCTTTTTCAAATCGACACCGTGACTTTGTGTGATTCCTGCGCTTACAGGAAATTTTGCGGGACACAATCTGGCAGGCCAAGCTGTATGCTGTCGCTGTGA
- a CDS encoding zinc-binding dehydrogenase, translating to MKAVVVHEAGGPEKLVHQEVPLPEIREGWSLVKVMGFGINHSEIFTREGKSPSVTFPRILGIECVGIVERTSDEEKLPLGQKVVSIMGEMGRAFDGSYAEYALLPNDQIYPVHIDLPWSQLAAIPETYYTAFGSMKNLRVQASDQILVRGATSGVGVAFAKLVKAQFPDIRIFGSTRKAEKGEKLKEAGFTDYVEDRNGVLETEETFDKILELIGPATIKDSLSHINEGGIVCSTGQLGGKWFLEDFDPIMELKHNSYLTTFHSSDVSGEKLNELLEYIEGKGVAVEPEKVFMLEEVAQAHAFLQSQDSFGKVIVLDPSAEGERTSE from the coding sequence ATGAAGGCAGTCGTAGTGCACGAAGCGGGGGGACCGGAAAAACTGGTCCATCAGGAAGTTCCGCTTCCGGAAATCCGGGAAGGCTGGTCGCTCGTGAAGGTCATGGGCTTCGGCATCAACCATTCGGAAATCTTTACGCGGGAGGGGAAATCCCCTTCGGTCACGTTTCCCCGCATTTTAGGGATTGAATGTGTAGGGATAGTGGAACGGACGAGCGATGAGGAGAAATTGCCGCTTGGTCAAAAAGTGGTGTCGATCATGGGTGAGATGGGGAGAGCATTCGACGGGAGTTATGCGGAATATGCCCTGTTGCCGAATGACCAAATCTACCCCGTCCACATCGATTTGCCGTGGTCCCAACTGGCGGCCATTCCGGAAACCTACTATACGGCTTTCGGGTCCATGAAGAATCTGCGGGTCCAAGCATCCGATCAGATTTTGGTTCGTGGGGCAACGAGCGGTGTGGGGGTTGCCTTTGCCAAGTTGGTCAAAGCCCAATTCCCCGATATCCGGATTTTCGGTAGCACACGAAAAGCCGAAAAGGGCGAGAAATTGAAGGAAGCCGGCTTCACCGACTACGTCGAAGACCGCAACGGCGTGTTGGAAACGGAAGAGACTTTCGACAAGATTCTAGAGCTGATTGGACCTGCGACGATCAAGGACAGCCTTTCCCATATCAACGAAGGCGGCATCGTGTGCAGCACCGGCCAACTGGGCGGGAAATGGTTTCTGGAGGATTTCGATCCCATCATGGAATTGAAGCACAACAGCTACTTGACTACTTTCCATTCGAGTGACGTCTCCGGCGAAAAGCTGAATGAACTGCTGGAGTACATTGAAGGGAAAGGCGTTGCGGTGGAGCCCGAGAAAGTCTTCATGCTCGAAGAGGTTGCCCAAGCCCATGCCTTTTTGCAGAGCCAGGACAGTTTCGGAAAAGTCATCGTGCTGGATCCGAGCGCTGAGGGAGAACGAACTTCAGAATAG
- the thiW gene encoding energy coupling factor transporter S component ThiW yields the protein MNTKKFVTTALIIAMGVVSNSIFVIPIGIAKAAPMQHLLNVLTAVWLGPGYAVLQAFSVSVLRNLLGTGTIFAFPGSMIGAVCAGLFYARTQKLGYAALGEWIGTGILGSLVSTLLAQLFMGMEAALMLFLPSFAISSAIGAGMAYFIILEMEKRSVLDRNRT from the coding sequence ATGAACACTAAAAAATTCGTCACCACTGCCTTGATCATCGCCATGGGGGTGGTCAGCAACAGCATCTTCGTCATCCCGATCGGCATTGCCAAAGCAGCACCGATGCAGCATCTGCTGAATGTATTGACCGCTGTCTGGTTAGGACCCGGATATGCCGTCCTGCAGGCATTCAGTGTTTCCGTGCTGCGCAACTTGTTGGGGACGGGAACCATATTTGCCTTTCCTGGCAGCATGATCGGAGCTGTTTGCGCAGGTCTGTTTTATGCCAGAACGCAAAAGCTCGGTTACGCGGCACTGGGTGAATGGATAGGGACCGGAATACTGGGTTCGCTGGTGAGCACTTTGCTGGCGCAGCTCTTTATGGGCATGGAAGCAGCACTCATGCTCTTCTTGCCGAGCTTCGCGATCAGCTCCGCCATCGGAGCGGGGATGGCCTATTTCATCATCCTGGAAATGGAAAAAAGAAGCGTGTTGGATCGGAACAGAACGTAA
- a CDS encoding MurR/RpiR family transcriptional regulator, which yields MTIIEEIQNQYSAFSANEKKIADYILRNKASIKNMNIKDLAAKVDTSTSSITRFCKHINIDGFVDMKIALRSATSNQQLKEMPTVYDDIYGYYTQVIDETNQMIEDQAIETVVDWIKNAKKTVIYGIGSSGFTAAELAQRLIRMGLNVTGVTDSHLMIINSSIIKADELVIAISNSGETPELIASLEIAKKKKAKIIALTSFKNSSLTKLADVTCFGYHSRFVNNTVFVNTQFGMVYLIDVISTFLLQDEDFQYNMDLTRANVQGYSKKTE from the coding sequence ATGACAATCATCGAGGAAATCCAAAACCAGTATTCCGCTTTTTCCGCAAATGAGAAAAAAATCGCGGATTACATTCTCCGGAACAAAGCTTCCATCAAAAATATGAACATCAAGGATTTAGCGGCGAAGGTGGATACATCGACGTCCAGCATCACTCGTTTCTGCAAACATATCAACATCGATGGGTTTGTGGATATGAAGATTGCGTTGCGCTCAGCGACAAGCAACCAGCAGTTGAAAGAAATGCCGACCGTCTATGATGATATTTATGGCTACTATACGCAAGTCATCGATGAAACCAATCAGATGATCGAGGATCAAGCAATCGAAACGGTTGTCGATTGGATCAAAAACGCAAAAAAAACCGTGATTTACGGCATCGGCAGTTCCGGATTTACGGCTGCTGAATTGGCGCAACGCTTGATCCGGATGGGCCTGAATGTCACTGGGGTCACCGACTCCCACTTGATGATCATCAACAGCTCGATCATCAAAGCAGACGAATTGGTGATCGCCATTTCCAATTCGGGGGAAACGCCGGAGTTGATTGCGTCATTGGAGATCGCGAAAAAGAAAAAAGCGAAGATCATCGCGCTGACCAGCTTCAAAAACAGTTCGCTGACGAAGCTGGCGGATGTCACCTGCTTCGGGTACCACTCGCGGTTCGTCAACAACACAGTGTTCGTCAACACGCAGTTCGGGATGGTGTACCTGATTGATGTGATTTCGACATTCCTGCTGCAGGACGAGGATTTCCAATACAACATGGATCTGACGAGAGCAAATGTGCAGGGCTATTCAAAAAAAACGGAATAG
- the nagA gene encoding N-acetylglucosamine-6-phosphate deacetylase — protein MKKVIIHAEVYTGESVIADGFVRFGKEIGAVGKMSEYVPESDEEVIDAAGSRLMPGFIDVHSHGGYGMDNMDGDADEINRMIAAMHREGITSYFPTTMTQSTENIEKALIGIRKAAEKNPVIQGIHLEGPFISAVFKGAQPEEHIKLPDAALMRRWQDLSGGLIRLVTYAPETTDATAFEKYCLDNQIVLSVGHSNARRSQLQQSEATHITHLFNAQRGLHHREPGVTGHAFLEDDIYAEMIVDGLHIDPEMVKIAFKQKGADRIELITDAMRAKGMGDGISELGGQKVIVKDGEARLESGNLAGSVLEFQEAFKNIISFTGCSILDAVKMSSVNQAREFDLVRKGGIAPGKDADIVLLSKSFTVERTISYGRTVFKK, from the coding sequence ATGAAAAAAGTGATCATCCATGCAGAAGTGTATACGGGAGAAAGCGTCATCGCCGATGGGTTTGTCCGGTTCGGAAAAGAAATAGGCGCAGTCGGTAAGATGTCGGAATACGTTCCTGAATCAGACGAGGAAGTGATCGATGCAGCCGGAAGCAGGCTGATGCCGGGCTTCATTGATGTCCACAGCCACGGCGGTTACGGCATGGACAATATGGATGGTGATGCCGATGAAATCAACCGGATGATTGCAGCGATGCACCGGGAAGGGATTACCAGCTATTTTCCGACAACGATGACGCAATCGACTGAAAACATCGAGAAGGCATTGATCGGTATCCGCAAGGCTGCGGAAAAAAATCCGGTTATCCAAGGCATCCATCTAGAGGGTCCGTTCATCTCTGCAGTATTTAAGGGAGCTCAGCCGGAAGAGCACATCAAACTGCCGGATGCAGCTTTGATGAGAAGGTGGCAGGACTTGAGCGGAGGCTTGATCCGCTTGGTCACCTATGCGCCGGAGACCACTGATGCGACAGCTTTCGAAAAGTATTGCCTGGACAACCAGATCGTGCTTTCGGTAGGGCATTCAAATGCTCGTCGCAGCCAATTGCAACAATCCGAAGCAACACACATCACACACCTCTTCAATGCGCAGAGGGGACTCCACCACAGGGAACCGGGTGTGACAGGGCATGCGTTCTTGGAGGATGACATCTATGCGGAAATGATTGTCGACGGTCTGCATATCGATCCGGAAATGGTGAAGATTGCCTTCAAACAGAAGGGTGCCGACCGCATCGAATTGATTACCGATGCCATGCGCGCCAAGGGGATGGGCGACGGCATCAGTGAGCTGGGCGGGCAGAAGGTCATCGTCAAGGACGGCGAAGCCCGTCTGGAAAGCGGAAATCTGGCAGGAAGTGTGCTGGAATTCCAGGAGGCATTCAAGAACATCATCAGCTTTACCGGCTGCAGCATCTTGGATGCGGTAAAAATGAGTTCGGTCAATCAGGCGCGCGAATTCGATTTGGTGCGAAAAGGGGGCATCGCTCCTGGAAAAGATGCCGATATAGTGCTTCTTTCGAAGTCATTCACAGTGGAGCGGACAATCAGTTATGGGCGGACAGTATTTAAAAAATAA
- the nagB gene encoding glucosamine-6-phosphate deaminase → MEIIIKANPEEASRCAFEKIREEMESGAKVLGLATGSTPERLYRIMRESELDFSGMTSINLDEYMGLSEDNPQSYHHFMHEHLFDAKPFKKNYLLDGTADEDEECAQYEAIIAANPIDVQILGIGTNGHIGFNEPGTSFDSRTRKVALWQSTIDSNKRFFADEKDVPRFAYSMGIQSILSSRKIILMAFGKEKAAAVKAALEGPVTEELPASVLQTHKHVTVILDEEAAQMLSKK, encoded by the coding sequence ATGGAAATAATCATTAAAGCGAATCCTGAAGAGGCAAGCCGCTGTGCATTTGAAAAAATCAGGGAAGAAATGGAAAGCGGAGCAAAAGTGCTCGGGTTGGCAACCGGCAGCACGCCGGAGCGGCTGTACCGGATCATGCGGGAAAGTGAGCTTGATTTCTCGGGGATGACATCGATCAATCTGGACGAATACATGGGACTATCCGAAGACAATCCGCAGAGTTATCACCATTTCATGCATGAGCACTTGTTCGATGCAAAACCGTTCAAGAAAAACTATCTGCTGGATGGAACGGCGGATGAAGACGAAGAGTGTGCGCAATACGAAGCTATCATCGCTGCGAATCCGATTGATGTGCAGATTCTCGGCATCGGCACGAATGGGCATATCGGTTTCAATGAGCCGGGAACCTCTTTTGATTCCCGGACGCGGAAAGTAGCGCTGTGGCAATCCACAATCGATTCCAACAAACGCTTCTTCGCGGATGAAAAGGATGTACCGCGTTTTGCCTATTCGATGGGGATCCAATCGATCCTATCGTCAAGAAAAATCATCCTGATGGCTTTCGGGAAAGAAAAAGCCGCTGCCGTCAAAGCCGCGCTGGAAGGGCCGGTCACGGAAGAGTTGCCGGCAAGTGTTTTGCAGACCCATAAGCATGTGACTGTGATACTGGATGAAGAAGCGGCACAAATGCTCAGCAAAAAATAG
- the dhaL gene encoding dihydroxyacetone kinase subunit DhaL: MEMLTVETARTWLSLFIEKLEKNENYLNSLDESIGDGDHGANMLRGANELKVNLTGESSVLLPDLFKLAGMSFIQKTGGAAGLLYGQAFLQMAQSLQEGNDLLDILTSGLEGIQKVGQTELGDKTLVDVWVPVMEDIRNNRLTLDRINEHVISTKDFQAKKGRAAYVSEQLNGHIDPGAASCGYFFEAMLEAGVYDE; this comes from the coding sequence ATGGAAATGTTGACTGTCGAGACGGCCAGAACATGGTTGAGCTTGTTCATCGAGAAGCTGGAAAAAAACGAAAACTATCTGAATTCGTTGGACGAATCCATCGGTGACGGCGATCACGGGGCCAATATGCTTCGGGGCGCCAACGAATTAAAAGTTAATTTGACGGGTGAGTCCTCTGTACTCTTACCGGATTTATTCAAACTAGCGGGGATGTCTTTCATCCAGAAAACGGGTGGGGCAGCCGGACTTCTGTATGGCCAAGCCTTCCTGCAAATGGCACAGTCCTTGCAAGAGGGTAACGATCTACTGGACATTCTGACAAGCGGACTTGAAGGGATTCAAAAAGTAGGCCAAACGGAACTGGGGGACAAGACATTGGTGGATGTTTGGGTTCCGGTCATGGAAGATATCCGAAACAATCGCTTAACGCTGGACAGGATCAATGAACATGTCATAAGCACGAAAGATTTTCAGGCGAAAAAAGGACGTGCGGCTTATGTATCGGAACAGCTGAATGGCCATATCGATCCAGGTGCTGCTTCCTGTGGGTATTTCTTTGAGGCTATGCTTGAAGCGGGGGTGTACGATGAATGA
- the dhaM gene encoding dihydroxyacetone kinase phosphoryl donor subunit DhaM: MNEQYSILLVSHIAELADGVARLLKQVAKDVTVKAVGGVEDGGIGTSFDKVTAALNEMSAPNILAFYDLGSAKMNLELVSEMTEKNLIICDAAFVEGAYLTAALLQADTPYEKIREQLQELYVK, translated from the coding sequence ATGAATGAGCAGTACAGCATTTTATTAGTTTCGCATATCGCGGAACTCGCTGATGGGGTGGCCCGATTGCTGAAACAAGTAGCCAAGGACGTCACCGTGAAAGCAGTCGGCGGAGTGGAAGACGGTGGTATCGGCACGAGTTTTGATAAAGTCACGGCAGCTCTCAATGAAATGTCAGCGCCTAATATATTGGCTTTTTATGATTTGGGCAGCGCCAAGATGAATCTTGAGTTGGTAAGTGAAATGACCGAAAAAAATCTGATCATTTGCGATGCGGCCTTTGTGGAGGGAGCCTATCTGACAGCAGCTTTGTTGCAGGCGGATACGCCCTATGAAAAAATTCGTGAACAGTTGCAGGAATTGTATGTGAAATGA
- a CDS encoding IclR family transcriptional regulator has translation MIEKKVKKNQSVEKVLQIIELLVSQGGEMRLQDIADQVNSPSSTVLRYLSTLSSFGYVYQNADSSKYALTLKLAQLGSLVSGQYDIRNLVHDDLVALSKEFQESSCLAIEEDHEVVYIDVINGPDNMLKTMQRIGKRAPLHATSVGKNILQNYTEKEIEDILKEKGMPALTAKTLTTPEDLFKELETVQETGVAMDNEECEIGARCISVPLIDYTGKVVAAISISGPVFRMTDEKVEKIKEYMLRMSKEISKKLAYTE, from the coding sequence GTGATTGAAAAAAAAGTCAAAAAAAATCAATCGGTCGAAAAAGTATTACAAATCATCGAATTACTGGTATCTCAAGGTGGTGAAATGCGGCTACAGGACATCGCCGATCAAGTGAATTCACCCAGCAGCACCGTATTGCGTTATTTAAGCACGTTGAGTTCCTTCGGATATGTTTACCAAAACGCCGACTCATCCAAATATGCACTTACCTTGAAATTGGCCCAACTGGGCAGTCTAGTGAGCGGGCAATATGATATCCGCAACTTGGTCCATGACGATCTGGTCGCGTTATCGAAGGAATTCCAGGAATCCTCCTGCTTGGCTATCGAAGAAGATCATGAAGTGGTTTACATCGATGTCATCAACGGGCCGGACAACATGCTGAAGACGATGCAACGGATCGGAAAAAGAGCTCCGTTGCATGCGACCAGCGTCGGAAAAAATATTCTTCAGAACTACACGGAGAAGGAAATCGAAGACATCCTGAAAGAAAAAGGAATGCCGGCATTGACCGCCAAAACCCTTACAACACCCGAAGATCTTTTTAAAGAGCTGGAAACTGTCCAGGAAACAGGTGTGGCGATGGATAACGAGGAATGCGAAATCGGAGCCAGATGCATTTCGGTACCGCTTATCGATTACACTGGAAAAGTCGTCGCGGCCATCAGCATCAGCGGCCCCGTCTTCCGTATGACTGATGAAAAAGTGGAGAAAATAAAAGAGTACATGCTGCGCATGTCGAAAGAAATCTCAAAAAAACTCGCCTATACAGAATAA